In Gordonia sp. SL306, the genomic window CAGCTCACCGATGTTGTCGCCGGCCAAGCGCGACCAGGTGAGGCCCGTCGCCGACAGGAACAGCATCCCCACGACGATCCAGACCCCAACGGCACCATGCCAGTTCAGTGTGCGGGCGCGACCCGTGGTGGAGCGGTCGACGCTGATCAGCCGAGCCGTCCGGTCCCGCCTCATGCGTCGATACCGCGCAATCCACAGTGCAAGACCCGCAAGTGCGATCACCCACAGCCACGACGCCGCGAGTTCGCTGTACAGGCGGCCCGGTTCTCCGAGGTGGAGGTGTCGATGCAGCTGGCTGATCCAGGTTCGAAGCGGCAGCGCTGCGGCGCTCCCGTAACTCACCAGTTCGCCGACCGGGCGCGCGGTGGCGGGATCGACGAAGACCGCCATCCGCTCCGATTCTCCCAGCGACGGGTCATCGAACAGCACGCGCGTGGTGTCGCCCGGCGCGGCTGCCGGGCGTACCGCGGACAAGGCGAGGTCCGGTCGGGCGGCCATCGCCGCGCGGATCTGATCGGCGACGGGCCGGGCCGGACCCGTGCTGTCGGTGTGTAGTTGCTCGCGGTAGACGACCTTCTCGAGTCCGGGTGCCAGTGCGTAGAGCCCTCCGCTGACAACCGCGACGATCAGAAACGGTGCGATCAGGATGCCGGCATAGAAATGGAGTCGTCGCACCAATGGCGCCCAGCCGTTGTGGCGCCCACCGGGCGGGCGACCGGCCGGGTCGGTAGGTGGCGAGGAGTCGAGCGGCTGACGGGGTGGTTCTTGGGTGAGGGACACGGAGGTCCGCCTTTCGGGAGCTGGACGCGACGCCCGACAGATGACGTCGTGCGCATACGCGAAGAGCCGACCGCCGCACGTGGTCGACACGCGAGCAGGTCAGCGAGGGTGAGGAATGGTCACATCGCCGAGAGCGGGGGACCCCGGGTGCCCACGGGGCGGACACACCTGCGGCCGGGTCGCAGGCGGTCGTCGGTCGCGGGCAGCACGCTCCAGGACGTCGCGACGTCCACCGGTACCGAGATGAGCGTGAGAACGGTCCGGATCACCACCGACAGAGCGGCTATCACAGCGGTCTCCAGACCGATCGCCAGAGCGACCGCCACCACGGTGGCGACGATGTGAAAGGTCGCCATCGAGGGAGTCATCAGGGTGGCGTGGTGATGAGACAGAGCGGCGAGTGCGAGGTGACCCACGAGCTGTCCGCCGACGAGCATGCCGACGAGGCCCGGCCACCCGGCGCGCTGCGGGGAGACGGCGGATGCGGTCCAGCCGAGCCCCGCACACACCGCGACCAGAAGCGTGAGAGCCGTGGAGTCGGGCAACCCGCCACCCGCGGCTGCGTGCGCGATGATCGAGGTGACCCCCGACGACGCACCGACGACGCAACCCCGAACCTGGTCGAGGGTGCGGGCCTGCGGGTGCATGGCCCGCATCCTATGACGGCACTGCGCCGCTGATCGAGTCGGCTGCTAAGTTCGTGCTGCGTCGGTCTCGCGTCCGGTTCGTCCGGATCGAGCGCAAGAGGGAATCTGGTGAGAATCCAGAGCTGCCCCGCAGCGGTGACCGGAAACGACAGCGGCCAGGAGCACTGGGTCAGCGATGACCTGGGAAGCGGCCGTCAGTAGGTGGCACGAACCGTGCCGTGTCCGGGAGTCCGAAGACCTGCCGACGTGACCGCGGCGGCGTGCCGTGGTCGACATCGACTCCGTGGGACATGGTCGGTGCCGCCGGTCTGTCGGCGTCGCCGTGTGCCCTGGGTATCTGACGAGGTGCGATGACCGGGCAGTGGTGGCGCGTGAATGTGTTGAGCGGACTGTGCGTGTCGGGGCTTCTGGTCGTCTCCGTGCTCGGGCTCGTCTTCGGTACGGCACACGTCCCGTGGCGTGATGCCGTCGGATACGTCTGGGCCGACCTGATCGGCGGAGTGGTCTCCGCAGGTGATGCCGCCGATTACCGGATCATCGTCGATTCGCGGCTCCCTCGCGTTCTCACCGGTGCCCTGGTCGGCGCGGGTTTGAGCACCGTCGGCCTCGTCGTGCAGGCGATGGTTCGCAACGCGCTGGCCGATCCGTACGTGCTGGGCATCTCGTCGGGAGCGTCGGTGGGTGCCACCGCGGTGGTGCTGTTCGGGGTCTTCGCCGGGGCGGGCATCTATGCGCTGCCGACGGCGGCATTCCTGGGCGCGTTGATCGCCACCGTCGTCGTATTCGCCATCGCACGATCGGCCGGTGGTCTCACTCCGCTGCGGCTCGTGCTCACCGGGACCGCTCTGGGCTACGGATTCTCGGCATTGACAACGGTGCTGGTCTTCCTCGCGCCCGCCGGGGATGCCGCTCGTAGCGTGATGTTCTGGTTGCTGGGCAGTCTCGCCGCGACGAGCTGGCGCTCCGTGTGGCTCGTCGCAGTCGTGGTGCTGATCGGGCTCGCGGTCGTCGCCGGACTCGCCCGGCAGCTCAACGCCCTCGCGATGGGCGATGAGGTGTCGGCGTCACTCGGGTTGCGCGCCTCGCGATTTCGCATGCTCCTGTTCGTGGTGGCCGCACTCATGACCGGTGTCATGGTCTCGGTGTGCGGCGCGATCGGGTTCGTCGGGCTGGTGGTGCCGCATGTGGCCCGTCTCTTGGTGGGGTCCGACCATCGCCGTCTGGTGGTGGTGACACCGCTCATCGGCGCGGTGTTCCTCGTCGCCGCGGATCTGCTGGCCCGAACCCTCGTCCCCCCACAGGAACTCCCGCTCGGCGCGATCACGGCAGCGGTCGGCGTGCCAGTCTTCCTGCTCCTGATGCGTCGTCGCGGCACGGAGGCGGTGTGATGCGAGAGGTCGACTACGACCAGGTCGGTGTCGAGATCGGACACACGACGATCCTGCGCGACGTGACCGTCCATGCGCCGCGGGGCAGTTTTCTGGGGATCATCGGCCCCAACGGCAGCGGTAAGTCGACGATGCTTCGTTGCCTGTATCGTGCGCTCGATCCGACCAAAGGTCGGGTGCGGGTGGGGGACCGGGACGTCGCGTCGATCAGCATGCGGGACAACGCTCGTCAGGTCGCCGCCCTGACCCAGCGGATCGCACTCGACTTCGACTTCACGGCCGCCGAGGTGGTCGCGACAGGTCGACTGCCGCATCGGTCGCTGACGACGTCGACTGTCCGCCGCGATCGCGAGATCTGTGTCCAGGCGATGAGCGACGCGGGCGTCACCCATCTCGTCGACCGAGCCTTCACCTCGCTCTCCGGTGGTGAGGCGCAACGGGTCCTGATCGCCCGGGCATTCGCGCAGGAGCCGGAGGTCCTGGTGCTCGACGAACCGACGAACCACCTCGATGTCCGACATCAGTACGCGGTACTGCGCGCGGCGCGCGACCGAGAGGTGACCGTCGTCGCGGCGTTGCACGATCTGAACATCGCCGCGCAATTCTGCGACCGGCTCGTGGTGCTCGCGCACGGTCGGGTCGCGGCCACCGGCACACCGCGCGAGGTCCTCACACCTGCTGCGATCCACCGCTTCTTCGGTATCGGCAGCCATGTGTTCGACCACCCACGACTGAACGTGCCACAGGTCATCTTCGATGAGAAGGAAGCGGAATGAGAACGAGATCGGTGATCGTCTGCCTCGCGGCACTGCTGGTGTTGTCGGGTTGTGGGGCGCAGGTGGAGGAGGCCGCGCCGGAGTCCGGCAGCGCAGCTGTGACCGTGCAGAACTGCCGAGTACCTCTGACCGTGCCCGGACGCCCCGACCGGGTGGTGACCAACGACACCGGCATCACCGAGATCATGTTCGCGCTCGGTCTGTCCGACCGGATGGTGGGCTACACCTCCTACGCCGGCAAAGAACGGGACATCGAATCCTCCCCGTGGCGGGCAGATTTCGGGCGGACGACCTCCCTGGGAGACGGCTTCACACGTGAGGTCGTCCAGTCGGCGGATCCCGACTTCGTCTTCGCGGGGTGGAACTACGGGTTCAAGGAGGCGACCGGGGTCACCCCGGAATGGATTCGCACCCTGGGCGCGACGCCGTACCAGCTGACCGAGGCCTGCCGCCAGCCGGGCACCACCGAGCGCGGCATCATGCCCCCGCTCGATGCGTTGTATTCGGACCTGGCGAACATCGGCGACATCTTCGGCGCCCGCGACCGCGCGGATGCCCTGATCGCCGACTATCGCGCCGAGGTGGCGAAGGCCGACGAGACAGCGCCGCCGATTGATCGCCGCGCGCGTGTGTTCGTCTTCGACAGCGCCGATCCCAACCCGTTCACGTCCGGGCGATATGCCGCACCGCAGCAGATCATCTCGGAGGCCGGCGGTGCGAACATCTTCGCCGATCTGGCGGATTCGTGGATCTCGACCTCATGGGAGGCGGCCGCACAGCGTGATCCGCAGATCATCCTCATCGTCGACTACGGTGCCGGCCCGCAGAACACGGTCGACGCCAAGATCCGGCAGCTCGAGACCCATCCGTTGATGTCCCAGACCGAGGCGGTGCGGGAGAAGCGGTTCCTGGCGTTGCCGTACGCGGCTCTCGTGGAAAGTCCCCGCAATCCGGCCGCGATCACCCAGGTGGCCGGCTACCTCCGCTCGAAGGGATTCTGATCCCCGTCGGCCGTTCTGCCGACAGCAGAACCCGCGGTGCCGGCGGTCGGTGGCGACCTACCATCGGTCCATGGACGCCGGACTGCAGACCGCCGAACCCCTGTGGCGTGAGGTCACCGGACGCGTCATCCGACGGCATCGTCACGACCGCGGCGAACGCCTGGTGGAGACCGCGCGGCGCGCCGGGGTCTCGAGTCAGTATCTCTCCGAGATCGAGCGAGGTCGCAAGGATGCGTCGTCGGAACTGCTCGCCGCGGTCGCCGGCGCTCTCGGACTGACACTGCTCGACCTCACGCGTGAGGTGGCCGTCGAGTTGTCGCGGAGGACCGCGGTGCCCGTGCTGCGTGCCGTGACCGCCCCGGCGCCCGCTGTGGCACCGATGAGCGCGTTCGGGGGGCCGCTCGCGCTGGCGGCCTGAGCAGTCCGACGTCGTCGGCGGTCGGGCGGCTACCCGCGGGTGTCGATGATCCGATCGGCCAGTCCGTAGGAGACGATCTCCTCGGCCCGCAGCACACGGTCTCGGTCGGTGTCTCGCCGCAGCGTCTCGACCTCCTGACCGGTGTGTCGGCTCATCGCCTTCTCGATCTCCTCGCGGACCCGCAGGATCTCCTCGGCCGCCAGGATCAGGTCGGGGATGGTGCCACGTCCCTGACCCGAGGGTTGATGCAGCAGCACCCGAGCGTGCGGGAGCACCGAGCGTCGTCCTGGGCTTCCCGCCGCGAGGAGCAGCGCGGTCGACGAGAGCGCCTGCCCGACACAGGTGGTGGCGATCGGGGCATGGCAGTACTGCATGGTGTCGTACAGGGCGAAGGTCGCCATCACGGAGCCGCCCGTCGAATTGATGTACAGGTCGATCGGCGCGTCGGGGTTGTCGGAGTCGAGGTGGAGGATCTGAGCGATCAACGCGTTCGCGACGCCGTCGTCGATCTCGGTGCCCAGATAGATGATCCGCTCGTCGAGCAGATGACTGTAGACATCCATCACCCGCTCGCCGTTCGGCGTCCGGCTGATCACATTGGGGATCGTGTAGGTACTCACCGAGCCACCCCGAATCCTGTCGAAGCCGGTGTCAGGGGCCGGATCTGCGTCAGGTCGTCGACGACGTGGTCGATGAATCCGTAGTCGATCGATTCCTCGGCGGTGAAGACGTGGTCACGCAGCGAATCCGCGAAGATCTTCTCGACCGGCTGGCCGGTCTGCTGGGCGATGATCGTCAGAACGGTGTCGCGGACATGCCGGAGGTCGTCGGCCTGGAGCTCGATGTCGGGCGCGTAGCCGCCGATGCCCGCCGACCCCTGATGTAGCAGGACCTTGGCGTGGCGGAGCGCGTACCGCTTGCCGCGCGTTCCGTTGCAGAGCAGGAATTGACCTGCACTGTAGGCCATTCCGAGGTCCACGGTGCTCACGTCGTTGGGGATCAGACGCATCGTGTCCATGATGGCGAGCATGGCCGGAACGGATCCGCCCGGTGAGTTGATCCACAGTCCGATGTCGGCCACCGGGTCCTCGGACGCCAGCATGACCAGCTGCGCACACATCTGGCTGCCGATCTCGTCGTCGAGCGCCGAGTCGAGCATCAGGATACGTTGACTCAGAAGGTTTTCCGCGGTCCGCTTGCGAAGGGGGAGGAAGCGTTGGTCATCACTCATGACCTTGATCCTGCGCCGCTCCCGTCGGGTCTCGCATCGGCACGCTGCCTTGCGCAGAACGATGCTGCCGTGAGCAGTGCGCGATTCGGGTGATCAGATCACGTCGACGGCCGGCCGGGCATTCGGGATGGTGATGAGGGCGCGTCGATGGAGCCGCGCCGAGGGTGCCCCGATCGAGTCGGCCACCCGGTACTCGGCCTCCCATCGATCCGGCCGTAGGCGGTTGAGGACGTAACCTCGCTGGGCGTTCCCGAATCGGACGTGTGGTGACGCGGCCTTG contains:
- a CDS encoding ABC transporter ATP-binding protein, which produces MREVDYDQVGVEIGHTTILRDVTVHAPRGSFLGIIGPNGSGKSTMLRCLYRALDPTKGRVRVGDRDVASISMRDNARQVAALTQRIALDFDFTAAEVVATGRLPHRSLTTSTVRRDREICVQAMSDAGVTHLVDRAFTSLSGGEAQRVLIARAFAQEPEVLVLDEPTNHLDVRHQYAVLRAARDREVTVVAALHDLNIAAQFCDRLVVLAHGRVAATGTPREVLTPAAIHRFFGIGSHVFDHPRLNVPQVIFDEKEAE
- a CDS encoding PepSY-associated TM helix domain-containing protein; its protein translation is MSLTQEPPRQPLDSSPPTDPAGRPPGGRHNGWAPLVRRLHFYAGILIAPFLIVAVVSGGLYALAPGLEKVVYREQLHTDSTGPARPVADQIRAAMAARPDLALSAVRPAAAPGDTTRVLFDDPSLGESERMAVFVDPATARPVGELVSYGSAAALPLRTWISQLHRHLHLGEPGRLYSELAASWLWVIALAGLALWIARYRRMRRDRTARLISVDRSTTGRARTLNWHGAVGVWIVVGMLFLSATGLTWSRLAGDNIGELRQALSWTTPSVSTSLDDSTMPAGGHSDHGDHAAGHAGAGDAAVADAVGQVDSVLAVADRVGVTDHVEVSVPTDTTTAFTVAETRQPWQFSPNSVSIDGANGHVVDVSWFADWPLAAQLSTWGIALHMGLLFGFVNQIALLLLAIGLLAVIVRGYQMWWQRRPRRSDRVLAVGPAPLRGAWRGLPVPTIVAIIVIAVTVGWFVPLLGISLAAFILVDSAVGYANQLRRNRN
- a CDS encoding ClpP family protease, with protein sequence MSDDQRFLPLRKRTAENLLSQRILMLDSALDDEIGSQMCAQLVMLASEDPVADIGLWINSPGGSVPAMLAIMDTMRLIPNDVSTVDLGMAYSAGQFLLCNGTRGKRYALRHAKVLLHQGSAGIGGYAPDIELQADDLRHVRDTVLTIIAQQTGQPVEKIFADSLRDHVFTAEESIDYGFIDHVVDDLTQIRPLTPASTGFGVAR
- a CDS encoding ClpP family protease, with product MSTYTIPNVISRTPNGERVMDVYSHLLDERIIYLGTEIDDGVANALIAQILHLDSDNPDAPIDLYINSTGGSVMATFALYDTMQYCHAPIATTCVGQALSSTALLLAAGSPGRRSVLPHARVLLHQPSGQGRGTIPDLILAAEEILRVREEIEKAMSRHTGQEVETLRRDTDRDRVLRAEEIVSYGLADRIIDTRG
- a CDS encoding FecCD family ABC transporter permease — its product is MTGQWWRVNVLSGLCVSGLLVVSVLGLVFGTAHVPWRDAVGYVWADLIGGVVSAGDAADYRIIVDSRLPRVLTGALVGAGLSTVGLVVQAMVRNALADPYVLGISSGASVGATAVVLFGVFAGAGIYALPTAAFLGALIATVVVFAIARSAGGLTPLRLVLTGTALGYGFSALTTVLVFLAPAGDAARSVMFWLLGSLAATSWRSVWLVAVVVLIGLAVVAGLARQLNALAMGDEVSASLGLRASRFRMLLFVVAALMTGVMVSVCGAIGFVGLVVPHVARLLVGSDHRRLVVVTPLIGAVFLVAADLLARTLVPPQELPLGAITAAVGVPVFLLLMRRRGTEAV
- a CDS encoding helix-turn-helix domain-containing protein; this translates as MDAGLQTAEPLWREVTGRVIRRHRHDRGERLVETARRAGVSSQYLSEIERGRKDASSELLAAVAGALGLTLLDLTREVAVELSRRTAVPVLRAVTAPAPAVAPMSAFGGPLALAA
- a CDS encoding ABC transporter substrate-binding protein, which codes for MRTRSVIVCLAALLVLSGCGAQVEEAAPESGSAAVTVQNCRVPLTVPGRPDRVVTNDTGITEIMFALGLSDRMVGYTSYAGKERDIESSPWRADFGRTTSLGDGFTREVVQSADPDFVFAGWNYGFKEATGVTPEWIRTLGATPYQLTEACRQPGTTERGIMPPLDALYSDLANIGDIFGARDRADALIADYRAEVAKADETAPPIDRRARVFVFDSADPNPFTSGRYAAPQQIISEAGGANIFADLADSWISTSWEAAAQRDPQIILIVDYGAGPQNTVDAKIRQLETHPLMSQTEAVREKRFLALPYAALVESPRNPAAITQVAGYLRSKGF